In a genomic window of Zingiber officinale cultivar Zhangliang chromosome 9B, Zo_v1.1, whole genome shotgun sequence:
- the LOC122023390 gene encoding phosphoinositide phosphatase SAC2-like isoform X4: protein MAAGNETVAAVSAASASSGYLQKFRLYETHTKFYLVGSNNNKTQWRVLIIDRLEPSELNIHEDPTTYSTIECNDLLNRVHEGNTATGGLKFVTKCYGLAGFAKFLGPYYMLLITRRRKIGNICGHAVYGVSKSEMIIIPNSTVRSAVAHSKDENRYKKLLCSVDLTKDFFFSYSYNIMRSLQKNLYDGNTGQILYETMFVWNEFLTHGVRNLLKNTTWTVALIHGFFKQVRLSVCGKSFKFTLIARRSRHFAGTRYLKRGVNEKGRVANDVETEQIVCDDIAEQMSSEITSVVQNRGSIPLFWSQEASKLNVRPDIILHKKDKNFEATRHHFENLVKRYGNPVIILNLIKSREKKPRESLLRKEFSNAIDFINKDLPGEKCLKFLHWDIQKQSRRKGENVLEMLGKVAAYALNLTGIFYCQLPPFVKIQDIDLLLDIGVPIISIGSYDKSWKDEGQSSDISQSEYFEDRTKCDDDNSANEIHKPATSHSDYYADEVECRVNLAKPPRLQSGVLRTNCIDCLDRTNVAQYAYGLAALGHQLHALGFIDVPEVNLDSPLADDMMDLYERMGDTLALQYGGSGAHNKIFSERRGQWKAATQSQELLRTIQRYYNNAYMDAEKQNAINLFLGHFQPHQGKPALWELGSDQHYNIGRHNTHCHEITRSFIKRSLSDGNFVCDSQIPISNCDPESIELVTSAFPPRIQQDSVVKGLCDSTPEISTCDNDIQYCRYMSTIARRQILSDNGHICFSKHRFYDLNYSNFLDFDWLSSSGNSCDDEGFDRSSITNSPMANVSTDNVLEGTINEEISSLNIEDAEIEAGEAEGRQASESSNASEFSASFAHWIAHGGTLYY from the exons ATGGCGGCAGGCAACGAAACGGTGGCGGCAGTGAGCGCTGCATCCGCCAGTAGTGGCTACCTCCAGAAGTTCAGGCTTTATGAGACTCATACG AAATTCTATCTAGTAGGAAGTAATAATAACAAGACACAATGGAGGGTATTAATAATTGATAGGCTGGAACCCTCCGAGCTGAACATTCATGAGGACCCAACAACCTACTCCACCATTGAATGTAATGATTTGCTGAACCGAGTACATGAGGGTAACACAGCAACAGGCGGATTAAAATTTGTGACAAAATGTTATGGTCTCGCTG GGTTTGCCAAGTTCCTTGGGCCTTACTACATGCTGCTCATTACTAGGAGAAGGAAGATTGGTAACATTTGTGGTCATGCTGTATATGGTGTCTCCAAAAGTGAAATGATTATCATTCCAAATTCTACTGTGCGATCAGCTGTGGCCCATTCGAAGGATGAAAACAG ATACAAGAAGCTACTCTGTAGTGTGGATCTCACAAAGGACTTCTTCTTCAGTTACTCATATAACATCATGCGTAGTCTTCAGAAGAACCTATATGATGGCAACACAGGACAAATTCTGTATGAAACTATGTTTGTTTGGAATGAGTTCTTGACACATGGCGTGCGTAATCTTCTCAAAAACACTACATGGACAGTCGCACTGATTCATGGATTTTTTAAGCAG GTTAGGCTTTCAGTCTGTGGCAAAAGTTTTAAGTTTACACTCATTGCCAGGCGCTCGCGTCACTTTGCAGGCACCAG GTACCTAAAACGTGGTGTTAACGAGAAGGGTAGAGTAGCCAACGATGTTGAGACAGAACAGATTGTATGTGATGATATTGCCGAACAGATGTCTTCAGAAATAACTTCAGTTGTTCAGAATCGAGGTTCAATTCCCCTCTTCTGGTCCCAGGAAGCTTCAAAGCTAAATGTTAGGCCTGATATTATCT TGCATAAGAAGGACAAGAACTTCGAAGCTACCAGACATCACTTTGAAAATCTTGTGAAGCGATATGGAAATCctgttattattttaaatttgattaag TCACGTGAAAAGAAGCCACGAGAATCTTTGCTTCGAAAAGAGTTCAGTAACGCAATTGAttttataaataaagatttaCCTGGCGAAAAGTGCTTGAAGTTCTTGCATTGGGATATCCAAAAACAATCTAGAAG GAAAGGTGAAAACGTGCTGGAAATGTTAGGAAAAGTGGCAGCGTATGCCTTGAATCTAACTGGAATTTTCTATTGCCAATTACCACCTTTTGTGAAAATTCAAGATATTGATCTGCTGCTAGATATTGG GGTACCAATAATTTCCATTGGTTCTTATGACAAATCCTGGAAAGATGAAGGGCAGAGCTCAGATATTTCTCAAAGTGAATACTTTGAGGACAGAACTAAATGTGATGATGATAATTCAGCCAATGAAATACATAAGCCCGCTACTTCTCACAGTGACTATTATGCAGATGAAGTTGAGTGTAGAGTCAACTTGGCTAAACCACCAAGGCTGCAAAGTGGCGTCCTTAGAACAAATTGTATTGATTGCTTGGATAGAACAAATGTTGCACAGTATGCCTATGGTTTGGCTGCACTCGGCCATCAGCTTCATGCCTTGGGATTTATAGATGTTCCAGAAGTAAATTTGGACTCCCCTTTAGCTGATGATATGATGGATCTCTATGAAAGAATGGGGGACACACTTGCCCTGCAGTATGGTGGTTCTGGTGCTCACAACAAG ATATTTTCTGAAAGAAGAGGTCAATGGAAGGCCGCAACCCAGTCTCAGGAGTTGTTGAGGACAATACAACGATACTATAACAATGCCTATATGGATGCAGAGAAGCAAAATGCTATTAACTT GTTCTTGGGTCATTTCCAACCCCACCAGGGTAAACCAGCACTTTGGGAGCTGGGTTCTGATCAACATTACAATATCGGAAGGCATAATACACATTGTCATGAGATTACAAG gtCATTTATCAAGAGATCCCTATCAGATGGCAATTTTGTATGTGATAGCCAAATCCCCATCTCTAACTGTGATCCTGAATCAATTGAACTTGTTACCTCTGCATTCCCTCCGAGAATACAACAAGATTCTGTTGTCAAGGGTCTCTGTGATTCCACTCCTGAAATTTCAACTTGTGATAACGACATTCAATATTGCAG GTACATGTCAACAATTGCCAGGAGGCAAATACTTTCTGATAATGGACACATATGCTTCAGCAAACATAGATTCTATGACTTGAACTATTCAAACTTCCTTGACTTCGATTGGCTTTCATCATCAGGCAATTCATGTGATGATGAAGGCTTTGACAG ATCCTCTATCACCAACTCACCGATGGCAAACGTTTCCACTGATAATGTTCTCGAAGGAACAATCAATGAGGAAATTAGCAGTTTAAACATAGAGGATGCTGAAATTGAG GCTGGTGAGGCCGAAGGAAGGCAAGCATCTGAAAGTTCCAATGCCAGTGAATTCTCTGCCAGCTTTGCTCACTGGATTGCTCATGGAGGGACACTGTACTATTGA
- the LOC122023390 gene encoding phosphoinositide phosphatase SAC2-like isoform X1, translating to MAAGNETVAAVSAASASSGYLQKFRLYETHTKFYLVGSNNNKTQWRVLIIDRLEPSELNIHEDPTTYSTIECNDLLNRVHEGNTATGGLKFVTKCYGLAGFAKFLGPYYMLLITRRRKIGNICGHAVYGVSKSEMIIIPNSTVRSAVAHSKDENRYKKLLCSVDLTKDFFFSYSYNIMRSLQKNLYDGNTGQILYETMFVWNEFLTHGVRNLLKNTTWTVALIHGFFKQVRLSVCGKSFKFTLIARRSRHFAGTRYLKRGVNEKGRVANDVETEQIVCDDIAEQMSSEITSVVQNRGSIPLFWSQEASKLNVRPDIILHKKDKNFEATRHHFENLVKRYGNPVIILNLIKSREKKPRESLLRKEFSNAIDFINKDLPGEKCLKFLHWDIQKQSRRKGENVLEMLGKVAAYALNLTGIFYCQLPPFVKIQDIDLLLDIGRHDFRKLSCNNQCRVPIISIGSYDKSWKDEGQSSDISQSEYFEDRTKCDDDNSANEIHKPATSHSDYYADEVECRVNLAKPPRLQSGVLRTNCIDCLDRTNVAQYAYGLAALGHQLHALGFIDVPEVNLDSPLADDMMDLYERMGDTLALQYGGSGAHNKIFSERRGQWKAATQSQELLRTIQRYYNNAYMDAEKQNAINLFLGHFQPHQGKPALWELGSDQHYNIGRHNTHCHEITRSFIKRSLSDGNFVCDSQIPISNCDPESIELVTSAFPPRIQQDSVVKGLCDSTPEISTCDNDIQYCRYMSTIARRQILSDNGHICFSKHRFYDLNYSNFLDFDWLSSSGNSCDDEGFDRSSITNSPMANVSTDNVLEGTINEEISSLNIEDAEIEAGEAEGRQASESSNASEFSASFAHWIAHGGTLYY from the exons ATGGCGGCAGGCAACGAAACGGTGGCGGCAGTGAGCGCTGCATCCGCCAGTAGTGGCTACCTCCAGAAGTTCAGGCTTTATGAGACTCATACG AAATTCTATCTAGTAGGAAGTAATAATAACAAGACACAATGGAGGGTATTAATAATTGATAGGCTGGAACCCTCCGAGCTGAACATTCATGAGGACCCAACAACCTACTCCACCATTGAATGTAATGATTTGCTGAACCGAGTACATGAGGGTAACACAGCAACAGGCGGATTAAAATTTGTGACAAAATGTTATGGTCTCGCTG GGTTTGCCAAGTTCCTTGGGCCTTACTACATGCTGCTCATTACTAGGAGAAGGAAGATTGGTAACATTTGTGGTCATGCTGTATATGGTGTCTCCAAAAGTGAAATGATTATCATTCCAAATTCTACTGTGCGATCAGCTGTGGCCCATTCGAAGGATGAAAACAG ATACAAGAAGCTACTCTGTAGTGTGGATCTCACAAAGGACTTCTTCTTCAGTTACTCATATAACATCATGCGTAGTCTTCAGAAGAACCTATATGATGGCAACACAGGACAAATTCTGTATGAAACTATGTTTGTTTGGAATGAGTTCTTGACACATGGCGTGCGTAATCTTCTCAAAAACACTACATGGACAGTCGCACTGATTCATGGATTTTTTAAGCAG GTTAGGCTTTCAGTCTGTGGCAAAAGTTTTAAGTTTACACTCATTGCCAGGCGCTCGCGTCACTTTGCAGGCACCAG GTACCTAAAACGTGGTGTTAACGAGAAGGGTAGAGTAGCCAACGATGTTGAGACAGAACAGATTGTATGTGATGATATTGCCGAACAGATGTCTTCAGAAATAACTTCAGTTGTTCAGAATCGAGGTTCAATTCCCCTCTTCTGGTCCCAGGAAGCTTCAAAGCTAAATGTTAGGCCTGATATTATCT TGCATAAGAAGGACAAGAACTTCGAAGCTACCAGACATCACTTTGAAAATCTTGTGAAGCGATATGGAAATCctgttattattttaaatttgattaag TCACGTGAAAAGAAGCCACGAGAATCTTTGCTTCGAAAAGAGTTCAGTAACGCAATTGAttttataaataaagatttaCCTGGCGAAAAGTGCTTGAAGTTCTTGCATTGGGATATCCAAAAACAATCTAGAAG GAAAGGTGAAAACGTGCTGGAAATGTTAGGAAAAGTGGCAGCGTATGCCTTGAATCTAACTGGAATTTTCTATTGCCAATTACCACCTTTTGTGAAAATTCAAGATATTGATCTGCTGCTAGATATTGG GAGACATGATTTTAGAAAATTGTCATGCAATAACCAATGCAGGGTACCAATAATTTCCATTGGTTCTTATGACAAATCCTGGAAAGATGAAGGGCAGAGCTCAGATATTTCTCAAAGTGAATACTTTGAGGACAGAACTAAATGTGATGATGATAATTCAGCCAATGAAATACATAAGCCCGCTACTTCTCACAGTGACTATTATGCAGATGAAGTTGAGTGTAGAGTCAACTTGGCTAAACCACCAAGGCTGCAAAGTGGCGTCCTTAGAACAAATTGTATTGATTGCTTGGATAGAACAAATGTTGCACAGTATGCCTATGGTTTGGCTGCACTCGGCCATCAGCTTCATGCCTTGGGATTTATAGATGTTCCAGAAGTAAATTTGGACTCCCCTTTAGCTGATGATATGATGGATCTCTATGAAAGAATGGGGGACACACTTGCCCTGCAGTATGGTGGTTCTGGTGCTCACAACAAG ATATTTTCTGAAAGAAGAGGTCAATGGAAGGCCGCAACCCAGTCTCAGGAGTTGTTGAGGACAATACAACGATACTATAACAATGCCTATATGGATGCAGAGAAGCAAAATGCTATTAACTT GTTCTTGGGTCATTTCCAACCCCACCAGGGTAAACCAGCACTTTGGGAGCTGGGTTCTGATCAACATTACAATATCGGAAGGCATAATACACATTGTCATGAGATTACAAG gtCATTTATCAAGAGATCCCTATCAGATGGCAATTTTGTATGTGATAGCCAAATCCCCATCTCTAACTGTGATCCTGAATCAATTGAACTTGTTACCTCTGCATTCCCTCCGAGAATACAACAAGATTCTGTTGTCAAGGGTCTCTGTGATTCCACTCCTGAAATTTCAACTTGTGATAACGACATTCAATATTGCAG GTACATGTCAACAATTGCCAGGAGGCAAATACTTTCTGATAATGGACACATATGCTTCAGCAAACATAGATTCTATGACTTGAACTATTCAAACTTCCTTGACTTCGATTGGCTTTCATCATCAGGCAATTCATGTGATGATGAAGGCTTTGACAG ATCCTCTATCACCAACTCACCGATGGCAAACGTTTCCACTGATAATGTTCTCGAAGGAACAATCAATGAGGAAATTAGCAGTTTAAACATAGAGGATGCTGAAATTGAG GCTGGTGAGGCCGAAGGAAGGCAAGCATCTGAAAGTTCCAATGCCAGTGAATTCTCTGCCAGCTTTGCTCACTGGATTGCTCATGGAGGGACACTGTACTATTGA